The nucleotide sequence TGCTTCCTTTTCTAtcctgttgttgttgatattgtgCTTTATTTGGTTTCAGTATTTATTAATGGGAATTGTGTGATAAGCTGAAGATAGTGTATATGAGGGGAACTTCCTTATTTGTGTTGTTGTGATATCTGAACTTACTTCCCTTTTtcgatttttgttattttttctattgtGTTCTTGTTAACTTTTTGAGCTAAGATTTTGATTTATTAGTCATCTAAATTCAATCTTTATTTCTGAATTTTTGTACTGTGACCTTACTCTTTGAttgtttgaatttaaagtttacgactttgatgaaaaaaattcctttttttttattgggtaAGGAGCTCCATTGTGGTAGAAAATGAATATAACAGTGTGACAGATTATGATTTCTATATATTGTTAAGCTCTTTTTTTAcctttaagttgtttttaaatcCTACAGCAGAGCTCGTTTGCATTGTGATTTGATTCTTAAATGTTGAGACTTTAGGTGACAGAACAAAGTAGTCTTAAGATGTGGTTCATTAAACTTGAACTCTCGGGTTATCAGCCTTTTTAATAACTCTATGAAAGCTGTCATTTGTGATTTTCAAAGCTTATTTACGCAGTTATGATAGAAACTGAATTAGTAATCTCAAAATGCACATTGATTTATATAAttcatttgtctttttttccttctagaGTAAGAAATGGGTAACGCTAAGAAGAAGGCTCAGATGTTCGTGAAACTTGTGTCTGCTGCGGGAACTGGATTCTTTTATGTTAAGAGGAAACCAAGACAGTTTACAGAGAAACTTGAGTTTCGAAAGTATGATCCCCGAGTTAATCGTCATGTGCTGTTTACAGAAGCTAAAATGAAGTGATATAGTGCATCTTTCATTGCTTCCTTGTAACAATCTTGTACTTCTTTTTGAGACAATTATCACATTTTATATTACAGGTGGAATAATGCCAATCTTTTAATTGTTTGTTGAGATTGATTGTTAGTATGCAGTATTATTTGGGCTGTTTGTTTGACTCGTCTAAATTCATTTCTAGGACCAACTTTCCAAGAAATATATTGATGAAATCTTATTTCTGGGTAATTTTTTAGAAACGGTTGGACCAATATTGTAAATTATccctaattattaaaatttcagAAATTTTCTCCACCACTAAATTTGGCCTTATTTTGATAATGTGTCAGATTGAATAATGAATGGACAAGTCATTAGATTATCAATAAACTTTGTAAATAAATTATagaattattcaaatttaatcaataacttttcaataaattattataaaccGGATGTTGTACCCCTTCCTCTCTGGGTTTTGGGATTCGAACCGAGTTTCTCAAGGTTGAAGAGATAAACTCTCTCAACCAAGTTACTTCTCGGGAGACAGGCTATGTTGTACACCTTCTATGACTCATATATATGGCATATTTCAcaatcaatttattatttttatttttttgaaataacaatcAATTCATTATTTGAAAAGCTTTTGTTTTGTAATATTGAAGCTTTATTCGGCCATTAAATACCATTGTTCTTATGTTTACTCGTGGAAAAACGGATTCCAGTTTTTTATTgggctatttttttttagacacacccatatataattttaatatgcatgttgtatatttttaaattaaaatttgaggaGGTGCAACAAGTGGGGAGAAATTCAACACATCTCTGTCTTCTCTTCGTCATATGAATGAAGAGATGGTGCTAGCCATAGTACAATTTTGCTTGAAATGAAAGAGCAATAATATTTGGGAGAACACTTGCAATGATCTTTCTCCTATATGCATGTGAAGGTATTGGGTTGATGTGAGTTGGTCTCACCACAAAAAAGGGGTTAGATTGAAGGGATTTTAAAGCAATTTGCATGGATTTTCAACCTCGACAGATGAGTGGTTCAATGAAAGGACTTTAGGAGGGCTGGTTGTGGTGGTTTTTGAAGTAACCCATGTTTTAAATGGCTGCCTTATCTTATAGAGAAGAGATGTAGGGAGCTCTATCTTATAGAGACTTTAGGAGAATTCAATGCTAGTATTAGAGGAAGAAATTTGGTTAAGCAAATATTGAAACCTTTTTATGTCAACAATTGTGCTAACATTTTAGACAATATGAGGTGAGTTGGGTTATCAAGATATCATCACATAACATTGAACTTTAATTTGAGCAATTAAGTGAGTTTATCTAAAAGATTCAGACAATAGGCATACAAGTCCTCTCATTTAcatattaacatttatttttccatGTAATGTAGGATTTTTATTCGTATTTGATATACCAACAATTTTTCTCTCAAGCGTAAGTCCATTTATTCATCTAGGTATATTTTCTCTCAAGCAAAAGCTTTTCATTTGCATACACTTGCCGTTGTTTTTGCTCCATCAACAAGACATGTTGTCAGACAATCCCATTGTCATATGAACTTTTGATACAAAGAGTCGGTCGAACAATCGACTATAAGACAACTCCTAGAGATGCCCTTGTTAAATTATGAGCAACTGGATTAGCTTGTTGATTAATACAGTTTACCCTAAAGGTGTATTGAAGGAAAGGATGAGCCTGCACTGCAAACATTAAATTACTAATTACAAAGTAGAACATTTGTATTAGTTGTTACATGCTTTTACTTTGCATGTAGAAAAGGCATCAAATGAAATACAATGTTACAGATAAACGAGGAAAATACATTTATCCGGGTAACATAGAGTCATAGATGAaggaaattttttctaaaactcAGACAAAAGTACAgctaaaaaaagattttgttgAGTAAGGTAATTCTTGTCTTGTTTTTAGATCCTACAAAATCACAAATGTATaagtttagtccctataaaattttattggtAGTTTTAGTCCTCCGTAATATTGTAATTTGCAAGAATCTctatttaaaaaactttttacaaaaatagACATTTTTAATCTTGCAAAATAGTCTCTATAAAATACAAATAGggattaaaagtaaataaaataattgtagaGATTAAACTTGAAAACTTGTAATTTTGtgcaaattaaaaacatatttaaccatttttattattagtgTTAAAATTGCTGAGAACACaattctattttatattattagcataaaaaatgcataaaactaCAAACTCTCCTGAAGTAGGATATTATTCTTTTGGGATTCATTTCCACACTGGGAAAGTAATTTATTAtactaattttaaaatacatcTGCAGCTGAAAGGTAGAGTTATGGGACCCCAAAAGCCTTAAATATATTCATTCAATAGGCACGTGACTAGGAACAACTGCTTGTTATTGAGAGAGGTCCTCCTTCTAGCTAAAAAAATGCTTTGCATGTGATTCTTGGGCCACATCcctctaatttttcttttatttagttGAGAGGAAATTATGTATAGTGTACTGTACTCCTACTgtttaaggaaaataaaattgtgtcacatacaaaaataatatttttgacatACAAAGGAATGTAATACTGACTACTAAAGTATATAGTTTTactttataacattttttaggGATATTAAATTTTTCTTGACTTATTATACCATATACATGAATGGTAAAAGAAATATAGTTAGCATGTTCATTTTTTAAGTTAGACTTAGACTTACAAAAAAGTTTATCAAGCCTAATAGGTTTGTTTGCAGGTATATATATCTAATGAAAACTATagacatattaaaataattttaaacaaataaattagttCATAGTTTTCTCGTATTCTCTTGAGTCTTAACCCAAGTTCAATCACTGTAAAAATAGAAACCCTAGACTTTCAGCAAGTTGagttgcaacttgcaagttGTCTGATCTGtactttgaaatttttgatAGAAACCTCAATGATTTTCTAGATGTTGATGGACATTTACATAAATTGTTTTAGTGTATCATTGGTTTTTTGTGTCTGGTCTTCCTGATGATTTTGTTGGTATGGTTGATAATGGTATTGTGGTTTTGCATGGTTAGGGTTGTTACCACCCTGGAAATTGTTGTTGTACtaattttgattatgaatttgGCCTTGTATTTGGTTGTTAACAAAGTTAATCTCTTATTCTTTTAGACATGATGGGCTACACTTGTGTGTTCTTAAATTTCAAAAACTAGTCATTGAACACACTCTTATAAAATGGTCTACGTTGATAGTAAAAATTAAAGCAAATCacgcatttataaaaaaaaattggaacaagCTCacacatttataattaaaagactctttgtaaatttatagatacacttattattattttttggctaaaatacGTAAATCATCTTTATAAATTAGCGTGTTTTTGATTTTTGTCTctatatctttttttgttctaaaataaCTCATGTAAGTTATAAacgttttgtttttttgtctttgCCGCCATCATCTCTTACAAAAGCTCACATGTGGTAAAGAGCGGCTGACGTGGCGACGTGTGACATGGAAAAAGATATTTATGTGTCGTTCCTCGATGTTGAGTCAGAAAgttagagggaccaaaacaaaacaaaaaaacaaaattcgaaaagggaccaaaaccaaaaaataagaaagacaacgaataaaaaaaattccaggaaattcttcatcttcttccttctatttcttcttcatcatctttaaCACCACCTTCATCAACATTAATAAAAATCTAgagaaaaatattcaaaagcaacaatcatcaacaacatcaccatCATCTAATCACTAcaccaccatcaacaacaaGTGAGAACAACACccaatttcatcatcaaaatcattcaaatactCAACATACATAAAATCATTCAAGAAATCATCTTTAATCCAACACCTAGAATCCTAATTTCTGAGGTAAAATAAGAATTACTTCTAGAACCAAAGCAAAAGCAACAAAGTAGAATGTCAAacacaaaaaaccaaaacaaaacaactctTCGACTCTCTCATTCACCTATCATCATCTTCAATGACACCTATGGTTGAAACCTAAATGtttaaattcctttgtttcttttaaggtatcaatttttgtttttttttttcaaaataattatcaaaaaatgTTTGTTCTCAAATTTTTGCAATCCGGGAAAATATTTTCTCCTTTTTGGCCTTGGGGTTGTTCAATTCAAAATACAAATGAACATTCATGTATTGAGATTTTTAAATTCTGTTCAAGATTGTCTCTCGTTTTTAAATTCGAAATATAAAGATGAAGAATTTCCTGgatattttttggatttgttGTCTTctcgttttttggttttggtccctctgtgaattttattttttggttttggtcccttaactttctGACTCATCATCGAGGAACAACACATAAAACTTTCTGACTCATCATCGAGGAACAACACATAAACATCTTTTGCCATGTAACACGTCGCCATTTCAGCCGTTGTTTGTCACATGTGCATTTTTGTAACAGATGATGACAGCAGGGACCAAAAGCAAAATGTTTATTACTTACAAGGgttattttagaaagaaaaaaaaagggacGAAAACCAACAACACACGAACTTGAATGGACGATTTACATATCTagccataaataaattaatggtAATAGTTATACACAGTTTGTTGTTGAAAAACTCTAAAGCacctcaaacaacaacaaataaaacataaaattatttagatcactctttaatattttttggacTTTGATCCTCTCCTTTTTTCATTCTCCATTTCATGTCTCattcttgatattttctcactcttaatcttattttatttttatttttttctttatgttgatattctctctaaaatttagagagaaagacacaaaataCAAAACGAGGAAGAAGGAGGGGATCCAACCTCGTATTTTTCATAGAATAAACCATTCTAATGTGATTACTACAAACTTAATGTCTCTTTAGACAAACCACGACCAAAACTTCGGCAATAAAGAGATAaaacttgttaacattttcttaaaGAGAATTAATTAAATGGATCTATTAAAGagaattaattaaatgataagtaaaaatgagagaaataaaaataatttgagaataattttttttagggtgttGTTAACCGGTATTTTCAAAGCAATGATTAAGGAGATtaaaaatactttaattttgcattaaaaattataatttttcaactttttaaaaagctaaattcaacatttttcactatttttctaacaaattatttctatttatgtTATCTTAACTAAAGTCTCAACGGCACtaatagcattttcctttttttttaacggtgaaaagaataaattatctTTAATTACTTTCTATTGTTAAGACGAGCT is from Medicago truncatula cultivar Jemalong A17 chromosome 1, MtrunA17r5.0-ANR, whole genome shotgun sequence and encodes:
- the LOC11436020 gene encoding 50S ribosomal protein L33, encoding MGNAKKKAQMFVKLVSAAGTGFFYVKRKPRQFTEKLEFRKYDPRVNRHVLFTEAKMK